In one window of Tellurirhabdus rosea DNA:
- a CDS encoding sugar ABC transporter ATP-binding protein translates to MQPALLTVRRLSKSFPGVRALQDVQLTLRRGEVHGLMGENGAGKSTFMRILMGLETPDSGEILLEGTELRPGNVRENLRRGISMIHQEMLVVPELTVAQNIFLGKEKKGQRGWLKLFTNDRAIQQQAAALLQQLGSPLDPRTPLKDLSVAERQLVEIAKALSNDARILIMDEPTSALSERESARLLALIRELKSRGVAIIYISHKMDEVLSLCDTVTVLRDGRYVATKPTADLDEAGLISLMVGREITDLYPAASAETGEVVLSVRNLGRSGAFSGISFEVRRGEVLGLGGLMGAGRTEVARSLFGLEPYDRGELFWKGGPVAIRKPQDAIRLGIGYVSEDRKGDGFVPGLSISENLTLASLSRHARGLFIQSDREAASATRLMQSLNIRAAGPHQAVGQLSGGNQQKVVIGKTLLTHPDLLILDEPTRGIDIGARAEIYRLIRQLTSGGMAVLLISSDMPELLGLSDRLLVLAKGRPAGFLEKKEATEETVLKYAMNFS, encoded by the coding sequence ATGCAACCAGCCCTTCTCACCGTTCGTCGCCTTTCCAAGTCCTTCCCCGGCGTGCGGGCGCTTCAGGACGTTCAGCTGACGCTCCGGCGGGGCGAAGTGCATGGCCTCATGGGCGAAAACGGGGCCGGGAAATCGACCTTCATGCGCATCCTGATGGGCCTGGAAACGCCCGACTCCGGCGAAATCCTGCTTGAAGGCACCGAACTGCGGCCCGGCAACGTCCGCGAGAACCTGCGGCGCGGCATTTCCATGATTCATCAGGAAATGCTGGTCGTGCCGGAACTGACGGTGGCGCAGAATATCTTTCTGGGCAAAGAAAAAAAGGGGCAGCGCGGCTGGTTGAAGCTGTTTACCAACGACCGGGCTATCCAGCAGCAGGCCGCTGCCCTGCTTCAGCAGCTTGGCTCCCCGCTCGACCCGCGCACGCCGCTCAAAGACCTGAGTGTGGCCGAAAGGCAGCTGGTCGAAATCGCCAAAGCCCTGTCCAACGACGCCCGAATCCTCATCATGGACGAACCGACCTCCGCCCTGTCGGAGCGGGAGTCCGCCCGGCTGCTGGCTCTCATTCGGGAATTGAAAAGCCGGGGCGTCGCCATTATTTACATTTCGCACAAAATGGACGAAGTGCTGTCGCTCTGCGATACGGTGACCGTCCTGCGCGATGGCCGTTACGTAGCGACCAAACCCACCGCCGACCTCGACGAAGCGGGCCTCATTTCCCTGATGGTCGGGCGGGAAATAACGGACCTCTACCCCGCCGCTTCGGCCGAAACGGGCGAAGTCGTGCTGTCCGTTCGGAACCTCGGGCGGTCCGGTGCTTTTTCGGGCATCAGTTTCGAGGTGCGGCGGGGCGAGGTGCTGGGGCTGGGCGGGCTCATGGGCGCGGGCCGTACGGAAGTGGCCCGAAGTCTTTTCGGTCTGGAACCCTACGACCGCGGCGAGCTTTTCTGGAAAGGCGGCCCCGTCGCGATCCGCAAACCGCAGGACGCCATCCGGCTCGGTATCGGGTACGTCAGCGAAGACCGCAAAGGCGACGGTTTTGTACCCGGCCTGTCGATCAGCGAAAACCTGACGCTCGCCAGCCTCTCCCGCCACGCCCGGGGCCTGTTCATCCAGTCTGACCGCGAGGCCGCCAGCGCGACCCGGCTGATGCAAAGTCTGAACATCCGCGCCGCCGGACCGCACCAGGCTGTGGGCCAACTCAGCGGCGGCAACCAGCAGAAAGTCGTCATCGGCAAGACGCTGCTCACGCATCCCGACCTGCTCATTCTGGACGAGCCCACGCGCGGCATTGACATTGGCGCACGGGCCGAAATCTACCGGCTCATCCGGCAGCTGACCAGCGGCGGTATGGCCGTGCTGCTCATTTCTTCGGACATGCCCGAACTGCTCGGCCTCAGCGACCGGCTGCTGGTGCTGGCCAAAGGGCGACCCGCCGGTTTTCTGGAGAAAAAAGAAGCGACCGAAGAGACCGTTTTGAAATACGCCATGAATTTTTCCTGA
- a CDS encoding ABC transporter permease has protein sequence METQSIPPKTQPAPTLPSRVRRLSQYGIFLAFLIICVGLAVVAPRFLTVSNWVIIITQVSINALLAFGVTFVILTGGIDLSLGSMVAVAGVTAALFAHPDDYPLLVPLAAGLLTGIGFGAFNGFLITRSKVPPFIVTLGTMTIGRGLALILSKGRPVSNLSDSFNFIGGGAVLGIPVPILILAVAFAASWVLLRKTVLGRYMYAVGGNEAAARASGIDVGRVKLWVYTLCGGLAGLAGIVLTARITTGQPNAGVGFELDAIAAAIIGGTSTAGGSGTITGTLIGALLIGVISNGLDLLNVSSYYQQVVMGAIIIAAVVLDGGRELKVKS, from the coding sequence ATGGAAACGCAATCAATTCCTCCGAAAACCCAGCCAGCTCCGACCCTTCCCAGCCGCGTCCGGAGGCTGTCCCAATACGGTATTTTTCTGGCTTTTCTGATCATCTGCGTGGGGCTGGCGGTTGTTGCGCCGCGGTTCCTGACGGTCTCGAACTGGGTCATCATCATCACGCAGGTTTCCATCAACGCCCTGCTGGCGTTTGGCGTTACATTTGTCATTCTGACCGGCGGCATCGACCTTTCGCTCGGCTCGATGGTCGCCGTGGCCGGGGTGACGGCCGCCCTTTTTGCCCACCCGGACGATTATCCGCTCCTCGTCCCCCTGGCGGCCGGGTTGCTGACGGGCATCGGCTTTGGCGCTTTCAACGGCTTTCTGATTACCCGGAGCAAGGTGCCGCCGTTCATCGTCACGCTCGGCACCATGACCATCGGCCGCGGACTGGCGCTCATTCTGAGCAAAGGTCGCCCGGTTTCCAATTTGTCGGACAGCTTCAATTTTATCGGGGGCGGCGCGGTTTTGGGCATTCCCGTGCCGATTCTTATTTTGGCCGTTGCCTTTGCCGCCAGTTGGGTGTTGCTACGAAAAACGGTGCTGGGACGGTACATGTACGCCGTGGGCGGCAACGAAGCGGCGGCGCGAGCGTCGGGCATCGACGTGGGCCGGGTGAAGCTCTGGGTTTACACGCTCTGCGGCGGACTGGCCGGACTGGCGGGCATCGTCCTGACAGCCCGCATCACCACCGGGCAGCCGAACGCCGGGGTCGGCTTTGAACTCGACGCCATTGCGGCGGCCATCATCGGCGGCACAAGCACGGCGGGCGGCAGCGGCACCATCACCGGCACGCTCATCGGTGCCCTGCTCATCGGCGTCATCAGCAACGGCCTCGACCTGCTCAACGTCAGTTCGTACTACCAGCAGGTCGTGATGGGCGCCATTATCATTGCGGCCGTGGTGCTGGACGGGGGGAGGGAGTTAAAAGTTAAAAGTTAA
- a CDS encoding sugar ABC transporter substrate-binding protein: MKVKSLSLLSLLLCLQLATGCSQEKSSSTATSGKSLTIGVSMLSMQNEFIVNVADEMQKKADAAGVELIVVDAERSPLKQVEQVESFIAQNVDAIILNPCEVEASSPAVQKALAAKIPIINVNSATSTKPTAFVGSDDVESGRMAMKYLAEKLGGKGNIVMMQGYMGQAAQLQREQAAKEVLRQYPGLKMLATQTAEWDRSKAMSLMENWIQSYGNQISAVFAHNDEMGMGAVKALTAAGLKDKVLVVSIDAIPDALQSVQKGELNATLFQNAEQQGAQAIETAMKAAGGKQFQSEVMIPFKLVTQANVKEFLK, from the coding sequence ATGAAAGTAAAAAGCCTATCCCTTTTATCGCTGCTCCTCTGTTTACAACTCGCCACCGGTTGCTCTCAGGAAAAATCGTCCTCCACCGCGACCTCCGGAAAATCCCTCACTATTGGCGTTTCGATGCTCAGCATGCAGAACGAATTTATCGTGAATGTGGCGGACGAGATGCAGAAAAAAGCGGATGCCGCGGGCGTTGAGCTGATTGTGGTGGACGCCGAACGGTCGCCGCTGAAACAGGTGGAACAGGTCGAAAGCTTCATCGCTCAGAACGTGGACGCCATCATCCTGAACCCCTGCGAGGTCGAGGCGTCATCGCCCGCCGTGCAGAAGGCGCTGGCCGCCAAAATTCCCATCATCAACGTCAATTCGGCCACGAGTACCAAACCCACGGCCTTTGTCGGCTCCGACGACGTGGAATCGGGCCGAATGGCGATGAAATACCTGGCCGAAAAGCTCGGCGGCAAGGGCAATATCGTCATGATGCAGGGATACATGGGTCAGGCGGCGCAGCTTCAGCGCGAGCAGGCGGCCAAAGAAGTGCTCAGGCAATATCCCGGCCTCAAAATGCTCGCTACGCAGACTGCCGAATGGGACCGCTCGAAAGCCATGTCGCTGATGGAAAACTGGATTCAGTCGTACGGCAACCAGATCAGCGCCGTTTTTGCCCATAACGACGAAATGGGCATGGGCGCGGTGAAAGCCCTCACGGCGGCGGGCCTGAAAGATAAAGTCTTGGTGGTCAGCATCGACGCCATCCCCGACGCCCTGCAATCGGTCCAGAAAGGCGAACTCAACGCGACCCTCTTTCAGAACGCCGAACAGCAGGGTGCCCAGGCCATCGAAACGGCCATGAAAGCCGCGGGCGGCAAGCAGTTCCAGTCGGAAGTGATGATTCCGTTCAAGCTGGTGACGCAGGCTAACGTCAAAGAATTTTTGAAATAA
- a CDS encoding sugar phosphate isomerase/epimerase family protein: protein MPNLNPIGFNVLAWTAAVSENLNPIADRLKTIGYDGVECFIDGSALTNYTAFGNHLSQLGLQSTSVMVVGPDTNPASESPQIRQAALDFIKSAIDRAQAMNATILCGPMHSAFATFTKREPQTDEYRRSAEVLNAAGEYARQAGLVLCPEALNRFECYLCNTMEQLHHLIELTGHPNVRAMFDTHHANMEEKKFPAAIRTIAPVLAHVHISENDRGTPGSGHVPWDDTFRTLAEVGFKGWMTIEAFSRNDVDFANSIGVWREYNDPWDMAENGYRFIREMQEKYASEVLVG from the coding sequence ATGCCCAACCTCAACCCCATCGGTTTCAACGTCCTGGCCTGGACGGCGGCCGTTTCCGAGAACCTGAACCCCATCGCCGACCGCCTGAAAACCATCGGTTACGACGGCGTGGAGTGCTTCATCGACGGCTCCGCCCTGACCAATTATACGGCCTTCGGCAACCACCTCAGCCAGCTCGGCCTGCAAAGCACCAGCGTGATGGTCGTCGGACCGGACACCAACCCGGCGAGCGAGTCGCCCCAGATCCGGCAGGCGGCGCTGGATTTTATCAAGTCCGCCATCGACCGGGCGCAGGCGATGAACGCCACCATCCTGTGCGGCCCCATGCACTCGGCGTTTGCGACCTTCACGAAGCGGGAGCCGCAGACCGACGAATACCGGCGCAGCGCCGAGGTGCTGAACGCCGCCGGCGAATACGCCCGGCAGGCCGGTCTGGTGCTGTGCCCGGAAGCCCTCAACCGCTTCGAATGCTACCTCTGCAACACGATGGAGCAGCTGCACCACCTGATCGAACTGACCGGCCACCCGAACGTGCGGGCCATGTTCGACACCCACCACGCCAACATGGAAGAGAAGAAATTTCCGGCCGCCATCCGGACCATCGCGCCGGTGCTGGCCCATGTCCACATCAGCGAGAACGACCGCGGAACGCCCGGCAGCGGCCACGTGCCCTGGGACGACACCTTCCGGACGCTGGCCGAAGTCGGCTTCAAAGGTTGGATGACCATCGAGGCGTTTAGCCGCAACGACGTGGATTTTGCCAACTCCATCGGCGTCTGGCGCGAGTACAACGACCCCTGGGACATGGCCGAGAACGGGTATCGGTTCATCCGGGAAATGCAGGAAAAGTACGCCAGTGAGGTACTGGTAGGCTAA
- a CDS encoding ester cyclase gives MQTAQQESLSQLSQKGTCLAFFTAYDDLDTARMIGLAAPDATVHFLPLGEAGKGSFWEFGKAVWDMLIDCFPDITNSVDSLATEEETIRANVTIEGTQAKDFLDIASKGMKFKSDHIFVFRFNEADRIQHLTITWDHASFVKQLSQE, from the coding sequence ATGCAAACTGCACAACAGGAATCGCTTTCACAACTAAGCCAGAAAGGCACCTGCCTGGCGTTCTTCACTGCCTACGACGACCTCGATACGGCCCGCATGATTGGTCTGGCAGCCCCCGACGCCACCGTCCACTTCCTGCCGTTAGGAGAGGCCGGAAAAGGGTCGTTCTGGGAATTCGGAAAAGCGGTCTGGGATATGTTGATTGACTGTTTCCCGGACATCACCAACTCGGTTGACAGCCTGGCGACCGAAGAGGAAACCATCCGGGCGAACGTGACCATTGAAGGCACTCAGGCAAAGGACTTTCTGGACATCGCCAGCAAGGGCATGAAATTCAAGTCCGACCATATTTTCGTGTTCCGGTTCAACGAAGCGGACCGGATTCAGCACCTGACCATCACCTGGGACCACGCCAGTTTTGTGAAGCAGCTGAGTCAGGAATAA
- a CDS encoding DinB family protein: protein MKKLIVFLLMSSPLLAQTPARLWTEADRQYTLENLRRTRDELVRETEHLTPAQWAFHESADRWSIAEVVEHLALWEIIWSREISIGSRNKPQPELLKSTKPDSYYLTFILEPAPHQSPDFSRPTGFMEGKNTLTFFTRLRDQTISFVEKTEADMRAHYELTATDSPRNMHQVYIYQWGHVDRHLRQIRKIKQHPQYPSTIVSSK, encoded by the coding sequence ATGAAAAAATTGATTGTCTTCTTACTGATGAGCAGCCCCTTGCTGGCGCAGACACCCGCCCGCTTATGGACCGAGGCGGACCGTCAGTATACGCTTGAAAACCTGCGGCGCACGCGCGACGAACTCGTCCGGGAAACCGAGCACCTGACGCCCGCCCAGTGGGCATTTCATGAGTCTGCCGACCGGTGGAGTATTGCGGAAGTGGTGGAACATCTGGCGCTGTGGGAGATTATCTGGTCCCGGGAAATCAGCATCGGTAGCCGCAACAAACCCCAGCCCGAATTACTCAAAAGCACGAAGCCGGATTCGTACTACCTCACCTTTATCCTGGAGCCTGCTCCGCATCAATCGCCTGACTTTTCCCGTCCCACCGGGTTTATGGAGGGCAAGAACACCCTGACGTTCTTTACAAGGCTGCGTGACCAGACGATTTCCTTTGTCGAAAAAACGGAGGCGGACATGCGGGCCCATTACGAGCTGACGGCCACGGACAGCCCGCGCAATATGCACCAGGTCTACATTTATCAGTGGGGGCACGTGGACCGGCATCTGCGCCAGATCCGGAAAATAAAACAGCATCCCCAGTATCCATCCACAATCGTATCCTCCAAATAA
- a CDS encoding DUF6597 domain-containing transcriptional factor encodes MIYQKLPPSPHLAPFVECYFVWEKDPVPEHPFCVESPPSGYASMVFSYGDAYRVRTEKQQILVPPAFLTGQATHQYSLELSGRIGMIGIVFKPAGMSSLFGLPMYEFTEERVALTDVLGREMADLYEQICQETTTYARVTRLENFLTRQLMRRGNCFDRTDYAANLIVEKQGIITIGDIMDELYVCRRQFERLFLHKVGVSPKYYARIRRVGHMCALLVRHQWQVTDWQDLIHQAGYYDQSHFIREFTQFTGKPPTAYVRQNVELARYLQG; translated from the coding sequence ATGATTTACCAGAAACTGCCTCCGTCACCGCACCTCGCCCCGTTTGTGGAGTGTTACTTCGTCTGGGAGAAAGACCCGGTGCCGGAGCACCCCTTTTGCGTGGAATCGCCGCCCTCCGGGTACGCCTCCATGGTTTTTTCCTACGGGGATGCCTACCGGGTACGGACGGAAAAACAGCAGATCCTGGTGCCTCCAGCCTTCCTGACCGGCCAGGCCACCCACCAGTACAGCCTCGAACTGTCCGGCCGAATCGGCATGATTGGCATTGTTTTTAAGCCAGCCGGGATGAGTAGCCTGTTTGGGCTGCCGATGTACGAGTTTACGGAGGAACGGGTCGCGCTTACCGATGTCCTGGGAAGGGAAATGGCCGATCTGTACGAGCAGATCTGTCAGGAAACAACCACCTACGCCCGGGTGACACGGCTGGAGAATTTTCTAACTCGGCAGCTGATGCGAAGGGGAAACTGCTTCGACCGCACCGACTACGCCGCTAATCTCATCGTCGAAAAACAGGGAATCATCACCATTGGCGACATCATGGACGAACTCTACGTCTGTCGGCGACAGTTTGAGCGGCTTTTTCTGCACAAGGTCGGCGTCAGTCCCAAGTACTACGCCCGCATTCGTCGGGTCGGCCATATGTGTGCCCTGCTGGTCCGGCACCAGTGGCAGGTGACCGACTGGCAGGACCTCATCCACCAGGCGGGTTATTACGACCAGTCTCATTTTATCCGTGAATTCACGCAGTTCACCGGCAAGCCACCCACCGCTTACGTGCGTCAGAACGTCGAGCTGGCCCGCTATTTACAAGGGTAA
- a CDS encoding glycoside hydrolase family 13 protein, whose product MIRSILKGCLILTLLAGQVAAQTAPAITRIHPTNWWVGMKNPSLQLLVYGPQAGTLTYSLASYPGIRLVKQHKADNPNYAFLDLTIAPNAKPGTIELVGRGNGQTVTRRYELKAREKSVKAQGVSTADFIYLIMPDRFANGDPSNDAFTDMKDTKADRSIPHLRHGGDIQGVINKLDYLKDLGVTAVWLTPVIENDETLKQEAPDRMQAGYHGYHFTDHYKIDKRFGGEAAYKKLAQELHKRGMKLVQDAVYNHISDDHWFYRDQPFRDWINTWPAYTGSNHKDVVLYDPYAPASDKKTLLDGWFTPFLPDLNQRNPFMANYLIQHAIWSTETFDLDAWRVDTYKYNDLDFLNRSNAALLAEYPKIHIFGESWVGNPVAQSFFVKNKMNMKFKSNQPGGLDFVLYDAINAALREGFGWDTGVNRVHQAVAADALYADPLKLVTFLENHDTERFVSVIGEDFDKYKMGVTWLLTQRGIPHWYYGTEVLMKGTKNPSDAEVRRDFPGGFAGDKADKFTAGGRQGRETEAFGYVRTLANYRRATPALQSGKLTQYLPQDGVYVYFRYDGSKTVMVATNQQDSEKTLETARFAERMNGFTKARNVISGQTISDLKTLRIPAKTALVLELSR is encoded by the coding sequence ATGATACGCTCCATCCTGAAAGGGTGCCTGATTCTCACGCTGTTGGCCGGGCAGGTCGCGGCGCAGACGGCACCCGCCATCACCCGCATTCACCCGACCAACTGGTGGGTGGGCATGAAAAATCCATCCCTGCAACTCCTTGTTTACGGTCCGCAGGCGGGAACCCTGACCTACAGCCTGGCCAGCTACCCCGGCATCCGGCTCGTCAAGCAGCACAAGGCCGACAACCCGAATTACGCTTTTCTGGACCTGACCATCGCTCCGAACGCAAAGCCGGGAACGATTGAACTTGTCGGACGCGGCAACGGACAGACCGTCACCCGCCGGTACGAACTGAAGGCCCGCGAAAAGTCCGTTAAGGCGCAGGGTGTCAGCACGGCGGATTTCATCTACCTCATCATGCCCGACCGTTTTGCCAACGGCGACCCGTCCAACGACGCCTTTACGGACATGAAAGATACCAAAGCCGACCGCAGCATTCCGCACCTGCGCCACGGCGGCGACATCCAGGGCGTCATTAACAAACTGGATTACCTGAAAGACCTCGGCGTAACGGCCGTCTGGCTGACGCCGGTCATCGAAAACGACGAGACTCTCAAACAGGAAGCGCCCGACCGGATGCAGGCAGGGTATCACGGCTACCACTTCACGGATCATTACAAAATCGACAAACGGTTCGGCGGCGAGGCGGCGTACAAAAAATTGGCGCAGGAACTGCACAAACGCGGCATGAAGCTGGTGCAGGACGCCGTATATAACCACATTTCGGACGACCACTGGTTCTACAGAGACCAGCCCTTCCGGGACTGGATCAACACCTGGCCCGCCTATACCGGCAGCAACCACAAGGACGTGGTGCTCTACGACCCCTACGCCCCCGCTTCCGACAAAAAAACGCTGCTCGACGGCTGGTTTACGCCCTTCCTGCCCGACCTGAACCAGCGCAACCCGTTCATGGCCAACTACCTCATTCAGCACGCCATCTGGTCGACCGAAACGTTTGATCTGGACGCCTGGCGGGTGGATACCTACAAATACAACGACCTCGACTTCCTCAACCGCAGCAATGCCGCGCTGCTGGCCGAATACCCTAAAATCCATATTTTCGGCGAATCGTGGGTCGGCAATCCGGTGGCGCAGTCGTTTTTTGTGAAAAACAAAATGAATATGAAGTTCAAATCCAATCAGCCGGGCGGTCTGGACTTTGTCCTTTATGACGCCATCAACGCCGCCCTGCGCGAAGGCTTCGGCTGGGATACGGGCGTCAATCGGGTGCACCAGGCCGTGGCCGCCGACGCCCTCTACGCCGACCCGCTGAAGCTGGTGACCTTCCTCGAAAACCACGATACGGAACGGTTCGTCTCGGTGATCGGGGAAGATTTCGACAAGTACAAAATGGGTGTGACCTGGCTGCTGACCCAGCGGGGTATTCCGCACTGGTATTACGGCACCGAAGTGCTGATGAAAGGCACCAAAAACCCGTCCGACGCCGAAGTACGGCGCGACTTCCCGGGCGGTTTTGCCGGGGACAAAGCGGATAAGTTCACGGCGGGCGGTCGTCAGGGCAGGGAGACCGAGGCGTTTGGCTATGTCCGGACGCTGGCCAACTATCGTCGGGCAACTCCCGCCCTGCAGAGCGGCAAACTGACCCAGTACCTGCCGCAGGACGGGGTGTACGTGTATTTCCGGTACGACGGCAGCAAAACGGTCATGGTCGCCACCAACCAGCAGGACAGCGAAAAAACGCTCGAAACGGCCCGCTTTGCCGAACGGATGAACGGTTTCACCAAAGCCCGGAACGTGATTAGCGGCCAGACCATCAGCGATCTGAAAACGCTCCGGATTCCGGCCAAAACGGCCCTGGTGCTGGAACTGAGCCGGTAA
- the pgmB gene encoding beta-phosphoglucomutase: MNKAKAFLFDLDGVIVDTAVFHYQAWRRMANSLGFDISEHFNESLKGVSRMDSLNLILAQGGVTLSEEQKLALATQKNEWYLELVSQMTPGDILPGVTDFFVQVKAAGLKTALGSVSKNAKLILERIGMLDDFDAIIDGTKIERGKPDPEVFLKGAEELGLQPADCVVFEDAVAGIEAARRAGMRTVGIGTPEILTEADLVVPDLRGLAVNEAIELPFKV; encoded by the coding sequence ATGAATAAAGCAAAAGCCTTTCTTTTTGACCTCGATGGCGTGATCGTCGATACGGCCGTTTTTCATTACCAGGCGTGGCGGCGGATGGCGAACTCGCTGGGGTTTGATATTTCCGAGCATTTCAACGAAAGTCTGAAAGGCGTCAGCCGCATGGATTCGCTGAACCTCATTCTGGCGCAGGGCGGGGTTACGCTGTCCGAAGAGCAGAAACTGGCGCTGGCGACTCAAAAAAATGAATGGTACCTTGAACTGGTCAGCCAGATGACCCCCGGCGATATTTTGCCCGGCGTAACGGATTTTTTTGTGCAGGTCAAAGCCGCCGGTCTGAAAACCGCCCTCGGGTCGGTCAGCAAAAACGCTAAACTGATTCTGGAGCGCATCGGCATGCTGGACGATTTCGACGCCATTATCGACGGCACGAAGATCGAACGCGGCAAACCCGACCCGGAGGTGTTTCTGAAAGGTGCCGAAGAACTGGGCCTGCAACCCGCCGACTGCGTGGTTTTTGAAGATGCCGTGGCCGGTATTGAAGCCGCCCGCCGCGCCGGGATGCGCACCGTGGGCATCGGCACACCGGAAATTCTAACCGAAGCGGATTTGGTTGTACCGGATTTGCGTGGCCTGGCCGTAAACGAAGCGATTGAATTACCGTTTAAGGTTTAA
- a CDS encoding DinB family protein: MQKLELARQLQQRLQAVLDTVEREFQPLAPEQLAWKPAPGRWSIIECLQHLNLAERFYIRNIQHKSDQLGLVQHNPTDQTVSQGLVGKALMYAVDPQAKIKLPAPSVVQPRRDLDVPSVLAQFVELQKLLLQLLDRAVYYDWNTTQLPTLFGNWLKIRMGDAFQMLVAHTERHLAQAMRVRNEAHFPALP, encoded by the coding sequence ATGCAGAAACTCGAACTTGCCCGGCAGCTTCAGCAACGGCTTCAGGCCGTTCTGGACACGGTGGAACGCGAATTTCAGCCGCTGGCTCCGGAACAGCTGGCCTGGAAACCGGCGCCTGGCCGCTGGAGCATCATCGAGTGCCTGCAGCACCTGAACCTGGCCGAGCGGTTTTACATCCGCAACATCCAGCACAAATCCGACCAGCTGGGTCTGGTTCAGCACAACCCGACCGACCAGACGGTCAGCCAGGGTCTGGTCGGGAAAGCCCTTATGTACGCCGTTGATCCTCAGGCTAAAATAAAGCTTCCGGCCCCTTCCGTGGTGCAACCCCGCCGCGACCTCGACGTGCCTTCGGTTCTGGCACAATTTGTGGAGTTGCAAAAGCTGCTGCTCCAGCTGCTCGACCGGGCCGTTTATTACGACTGGAACACGACCCAGTTGCCGACCCTGTTTGGCAACTGGCTGAAAATCCGGATGGGCGATGCCTTCCAGATGCTGGTCGCTCATACCGAACGGCATCTGGCGCAGGCGATGCGGGTCAGGAACGAAGCCCACTTCCCGGCGCTTCCCTAA